The following are from one region of the Aspergillus chevalieri M1 DNA, chromosome 1, nearly complete sequence genome:
- the ROM2_1 gene encoding RHO1 GDP-GTP exchange protein 2 (COG:T;~EggNog:ENOG410PFP7;~InterPro:IPR001180;~PFAM:PF00780) — MIEKEYGKHTEHNHNFYCKTVLRKNYFTETNCVNCLLPINGDRDLVIGTDNGIYLVNQWPIDENIGPQLIIDTVGVTQIDILEEHRLFMILSNGTLSSYPIEVLNASGDQDLVSCEPQKVQDYVDFFKIGISVGRHLVCSVNTSESSTEIRVFQPTDIFNRNGMRLALDSMGDGNTLNLFKVFHIPVECWSVHFLRSTLGIGCTKGFKIINLHTADIYPLLDPADKSLDFVSQNENLKPFHIEKMDNGRFLLCYNGFSMFVNRNGWLAHPDWKISWKGTPKSFSVSYPYILAFGLDLVEFWHIKTGKLLDTIVGHNIRMLHSRPGQTFYAFEDDGGEDAVASLTFSAASGPS, encoded by the exons ATGATCGAAAAGGAATATGGGAAACACACTGAGCATAATCATAATTTTTACTGCAAGACCGTTCTGCGCAAAAATTACTTTACAGAAACCAATTGTGTGAACTGTCTATTACCCATTA ATGGTGATAGGGATTTGGTGATTGGCACGGACAACGGAATTTACTTGGTCAATCAATGGCCTATCGACGAAAACATCGGACCGCAGCTAATTATCGACACTGTCGGCGTTACTCAGATTGACATTCTGGAAGAGCATCGCCTATTTATGATCCTGTCGAATGGAACACTAAGTTCATATCCAATTGAAGTCCTGAATGCTAGCGGAGACCAGGATTTAGTATCTTGCGAACCACAGAAGGTCCAAGACTATGTGGACTTCTTCAAGATCGGGATTAGCGTGGGACGACATCTTGTGTGCTCTGTCAATACTTCGGAATCATCAACTGAAATCAGAGTTTTTCAGCCTACGGATATCTTCAATCGAAATGGTATGAGGTTAGCCCTGGACAGTATGGGAGATGGAAACACACTCAACCTGTTCAAG gTATTTCACATTCCTGTCGAATGCTGGTCTGTACACTTCCTGCGGTCAACTTTAGGCATTGGCTGCACAAAGGGGTTCAAAATCATCAATCTGCATACTGCAGATATTTACCCACTTCTTGACCCGGCAGATAAATCGCTAGATTTTGTTTCACAGAATGAAAACCTCAAACCCTTTCACATTGAAAAAATGGACAACGGCAGATTCCTTCTCTGCTACAATGGGTTCTCAATGTTTGTGAACCGGAATGGATGGCTAGCACACCCTGACTGGAAAATTTCTTGGAAGGGCACACCGAAATCTTTTTCGGTGTCATATCCATATATATTAGCCTTTGGGTTGGACTTGGTAGAATTTTGGCACATCAAAACAGGCAAACTGCTTGATACTATTGTTGGACACAATATTCGGATGTTACATTCGCGTCCAGGACAG ACATTTTACGCCTTTGAAGACGACGGTGGTGAGGATGCAGTAGCAAGTTTAACATTTAGCGCGGCCTCAGGACCCTCCTGA
- a CDS encoding lactate 2-monooxygenase (COG:C;~EggNog:ENOG410PG98;~InterPro:IPR012133,IPR037396,IPR037350,IPR008259, IPR013785,IPR000262;~PFAM:PF01070;~go_function: GO:0003824 - catalytic activity [Evidence IEA];~go_function: GO:0010181 - FMN binding [Evidence IEA];~go_function: GO:0016491 - oxidoreductase activity [Evidence IEA];~go_process: GO:0055114 - oxidation-reduction process [Evidence IEA]) produces the protein MNIAPNPAPYTYEVEVYQEGLRDKRPAITFNAFEWEKLAKERLSAESFGYVWGSAGSRETDDNNRAAFKKWGIVPSRLVKSDFPSLKTTLFGDKYDYPLAIAPVGVQRIFHRDGEVAAASAAQQENVTYILSTASATSIEDVAMANGSGPRWFQLYWPQNNQSDITVSLLRRAKAANYKVLVVTLDTYILGWRPSDLGNAYNPFLRKDSIGVELGFSDPVFRRKFQEKHGKTIEEDMSKAAAEWAHTIFPGTSHGWEDLRFLRENWDGPIVLKGIQTVEDAKLAVEYGMQGIVVSNHGGRQQDGGVGSLDVLSEIVDAVGKKLEVLFDSGVRCGADVIKALALGAKMVLLGRPYVYGLAIGGAEGVRHVLRSILGDIDLNLHLSGIKSVSPEHLNRSVLRRVA, from the coding sequence ATGAATATCGCACCGAACCCAGCGCCGTATACGTACGAAGTGGAGGTTTATCAAGAGGGCCTCCGTGATAAAAGACCGGCGATTACCTTCAATGCATTTGAATGGGAAAAATTAGCCAAAGAACGTCTCTCGGCAGAGAGTTTTGGATACGTCTGGGGCTCTGCCGGATCTCGCGAAACCGATGACAACAACCGAGCAGCCTTTAAGAAATGGGGAATTGTGCCCTCCCGTCTGGTGAAATCCGACTTTCCGAGCTTAAAGACCACTTTGTTCGGTGACAAATACGATTATCCGTTGGCTATTGCACCGGTGGGAGTCCAGCGAATTTTTCACAGGGATGGTGAAGTCGCAGCGGCTTCTGCAGCGCAACAGGAGAACGTGACATATATCCTCAGCACTGCATCTGCAACAAGCATCGAGGACGTCGCAATGGCCAACGGATCCGGACCCCGCTGGTTCCAGCTTTACTGGCCCCAAAACAACCAGAGCGATATTACCGTCAGTCTGCTGAGGCGGGCCAAAGCTGCCAACTACAAAGTCTTGGTGGTGACCCTCGACACGTACATCTTGGGATGGCGGCCGTCGGACCTGGGCAATGCTTATAATCCGTTTCTTCGCAAGGACAGCATCGGGGTTGAATTAGGGTTCTCAGACCCTGTTTTCCGGCGCAAATTTCAAGAGAAACACGGCAAGACCATCGAAGAAGACATGTCCAAGGCAGCGGCCGAATGGGCTCACACCATCTTCCCTGGAACCAGCCATggctgggaggatctccgtTTCCTACGCGAAAACTGGGATGGCCCTATTGTTCTCAAGGGCATCCAGACTGTCGAGGACGCCAAGTTGGCAGTCGAATATGGGATGCAGGGCATCGTTGTTTCCAACCATGGTGGACGTCAACaggatggtggtgttggcTCGCTGGATGTGCTTTCTGAAATTGTCGATGCTGTCGGAAAAAAATTGGAGGTCCTATTCGACTCTGGCGTCCGTTGTGGTGCGGATGTTATTAAGGCTCTAGCGCTTGGAGCCAAAATGGTCCTACTTGGTCGACCTTACGTGTACGGTCTGGCAATTGGCGGCGCAGAAGGCGTTCGCCATGTGCTCCGCAGCATTCTTGGAGATATAGATTTGAATCTTCATCTATCTGGGATTAAATCAGTGTCACCTGAACACCTGAACCGCTCTGTGTTACGCCGAGTAGCATAG
- a CDS encoding threonine aldolase family protein (COG:E;~EggNog:ENOG410PURD;~InterPro:IPR015424,IPR015422,IPR001597,IPR015421;~PFAM:PF01212;~go_function: GO:0003824 - catalytic activity [Evidence IEA];~go_function: GO:0016829 - lyase activity [Evidence IEA];~go_process: GO:0006520 - cellular amino acid metabolic process [Evidence IEA]) encodes MPGPFSEDMALPQYSFMDDYSEGAHPQLLEALVRTNSTQQLSYGNDEHSNEARQLIRTKLSATEDEVAIHFVPSGTSANLICIASCLRPFEAVLTVDSGHIVSKEAGAIEATGHKTIVVPGVGGKMTPDNLERAVRQNQFFPHNAKPRLVYISNATELGTIYTKRELKSLSAACKRWGLLLLIDGARIGVALSAPSNDLTLRDLVDLTDIFWIGGTKNGALLGEAIVVRKHLADGFAFYLKQHGALLAKSRIIGVQFAELFRKSLFFELAANANNAAQMISNNFQELGYQLSAKTETNQVFAILPESLAKRLEERFRFYVWEHLDNQQVVVRIVTSWATNTSMVDKFNAWVQQWTI; translated from the coding sequence ATGCCTGGTCCCTTTTCTGAAGATATGGCACTGCCTCAGTACAGCTTTATGGACGATTACAGCGAGGGTGCACATCCCCAACTTCTCGAGGCTCTTGTACGCACCAACTCAACCCAGCAACTTTCCTATGGAAACGATGAGCACAGCAACGAAGCCCGCCAATTAATCCGGACCAAGCTCTCTGCCACCGAGGATGAGGTTGCTATTCACTTTGTACCTAGTGGAACTTCCGCCAATCTTATCTGCATCGCGAGCTGTTTACGGCCTTTCGAGGCGGTGTTGACCGTCGATTCAGGGCATATTGTTAGCAAAGAAGCGGGCGCCATTGAGGCTACTGGACACAAAACGATTGTTGTCCCTGGGGTAGGAGGGAAAATGACGCCTGACAACCTGGAAAGGGCTGTTCGCCAGAATCAGTTCTTCCCGCACAACGCTAAACCGCGGTTGGTTTATATCTCCAATGCCACGGAACTAGGAACGATTTACACCAAACGAGAATTGAAAAGCCTCAGTGCCGCGTGCAAACGCTGGGGCCTGTTGCTTCTCATAGATGGCGCTCGCATTGGAGTAGCACTGAGTGCTCCGTCTAATGATTTGACACTGCGAGACCTAGTGGACCTAACCGATATTTTCTGGATTGGTGGCACCAAGAATGGCGCATTACTGGGGGAAGCAATTGTTGTACGGAAGCATTTGGCGGACGGCTTTGCTTTTTATTTGAAACAACACGGCGCATTGTTAGCCAAAAGTCGTATAATAGGTGTTCAGTTTGCAGAACTCTTCCGGAAGAGCCTCTTCTTTGAGCTTGCAGCGAATGCCAACAACGCAGCCCAGATGATCTCAAACAATTTTCAAGAACTGGGTTATCAACTATCTGCGAAAACCGAGACGAATCAAGTATTTGCAATATTACCGGAGAGCTTGGCTAAGCGGCTTGAAGAACGGTTTCGCTTTTATGTGTGGGAACACCTCGACAATCAACAAGTTGTGGTTAGGATCGTTACGTCGTGGGCTACAAACACATCAATGGTGGATAAATTTAACGCATGGGTTCAGcagtggactatctaa